One genomic region from Phocoena sinus isolate mPhoSin1 chromosome 3, mPhoSin1.pri, whole genome shotgun sequence encodes:
- the SPPL2B gene encoding signal peptide peptidase-like 2B isoform X6, whose translation MVHVVSETGGPEGKDYCIVYNPQWAHLPLDLSKASFLQVRDWTTSVLCSPADLPAKGFSNQIPLVARGNCTFYEKVRLAQGSGARGLLIISKETLVPPGGNKTQYDEIGIPVALLSYKDMLDIFETSGRVVRAALYAPREPMLDYNMVVIFIMAVGTVALGGYWAGSRDARKRYMKHKRDDGPEKHEDEAVDVTPVMICVFVVMCCSMLVLLYYFYDQLVYVIIGIFCLASSTGLYSCLSPLLQRLPLCRCRVPDNSLPYFHKRPQVRMLLLALLCVAVSVVWGVFRNEDQWAWILQDALGIAFCLYTLKTIRLPTFKGLRISGVVSRRGGSVCDCWPRKHLGGRAEQGRLLAGEACTLLLLVLFIYDVFFVFITPFLTKSGNSIMVEVATGPSDSATHEKLPMVLKVPRLNASPLALCDRPFSLLGFGDILVPGLLVAYCHRFDIQVQSSRVYFVACTIAYGIGLLVTFMALALMQRGQPALLYLVPCTLVTSCALALWRRELGMFWTGSGFVKDLPQSPWAPASADGPQPRADSDAAPSQQPPGREAAPSPPPAEQPPESPAPEESGAGAPRQEPESPAGLAPGPSA comes from the exons ATGGTGCACGTGGTGTCCGAGACCGGGGGCCCCGAAGGCAAAGACTACTGCATCGTCTACAACCCGCAGTGGGCCCACCTGCCGCTCGACCTCAGCAAAGCA TCTTTTCTGCAGGTGCGGGACTGGACGACCTCCGTGCTCTGCTCTCCGGCCGACCTCCCTGCCAAAGGCTTCAGTAACCAGATCCCCCTGGTGGCGCGGGGGAACTGCACCTTCTACGAGAAAGTGCGGCTGGCCCAGGGCAGCGGGGCCCGCGGGCTGCTCATCATCAGCAAGGAGACGCTG gtccccCCAGGAGGCAACAAGACGCAGTACGACGAGATCGGCATTCCCGTGGCCCTGCTCAGCTACAAAGACATGTTGGACATTTTTGAG ACCTCCGGCCGGGTGGTGCGGGCAGCACTGTACGCCCCCAGGGAGCCCATGCTGGACTACAACATGGTCGTCATCTTCATCATGGCCGTGGGCACCGTTGCCCTCGGCGGCTACTGGGCCGGGAGCCGGGACGCGAGGAA GAGGTACATGAAACACAAGCGGGACGACGGGCCCGAGAAGCACGAGGACGAGGCTGTGGACGTGACGCCCGTCATGATCTGCGTGTTTGTGGTCATGTGCTGCTCCATGCTGGTGCTGCTCTACTACTTCTACGACCAGCTCG TCTACGTCATCATCGGCATCTTCTGCCTGGCCTCCTCCACGGGCCTCTACAGCTGCCTGTCGCCGCTCCTCCAGCGGCTGCCGCTCTGCAGATGCAG GGTCCCCGACAACAGCCTGCCCTACTTCCACAAGCGCCCTCAGGTCCGCATGCTGCTCCTGGCGCTGCTGTGTGTGGCCGTCAGTGTGGTGTGGGGTGTCTTCCGGAACGAGGACCA GTGGGCTTGGATCCTTCAGGACGCGCTGGGCATTGCTTTCTGCCTCTACACCTTGAAAACCATCCGCCTCCCCACGTTCAAG GGCTTAAGGATCAGTGGAGTTGTCTCACGGCGTGGCGGCAGCGTCTGTGACTGCTGGCCGAGGAAACACCTGGGCGGGCGCGCGGAGCAGGGCCGCCTCCTTGCTGGTGAG GCCTGcacgctgctgctgctggtgctgTTCATCTACGACGTGTTCTTCGTGTTCATCACGCCCTTCCTGACCAAG AGTGGGAACAGCATCATGGTGGAGGTGGCAACCGGGCCATCAGACTCGGCCACCCACGAGAAG ctccccatGGTGCTGAAGGTGCCCAGACTCAACGCCTCGCCGCTGGCCCTGTGTGACCGGCCCTTCTCCCTCCTGGGCTTCGGGGACATCCTGGTCCCAG GGCTGCTCGTGGCCTACTGCCACCGCTTCGACATCCAGGTGCAGTCCTCCAGGGTCTACTTCGTGGCCTGCACCATCG CCTACGGCATCGGTCTCCTGGTGACGTTCATGGCGCTGGCCCTCATGCAGCGCGGCCAGCCTGCCCTCCTCTACCTGGTGCCCTGCACGCTCGTCACCAGCTGCGCCCTGGCGCTCTGGCGCAGGGAGCTGGGCATGTTCTGGACGGGCAGCGGCTTTGTG aaggACCTACCTCAGTCGCCGTGGGCGCCCGCCTCCGCCGACGGCCCGCAGCCCCGGGCGGACTCCGACGCCgccccctcccagcagcctcccgGCCGAGAAGCGGCCCCGTCCCCTCCGCCCGCGGAGCAGCCCCCAGAGTCGCCCGCGCCCGAGGAGAGCGGGGCCGGCGCGCCCCGCCAGGAGCCCGAGAGTCCGGCAGGCCTCGCCCCCGGCCCCTCGGCCTAG